The following proteins come from a genomic window of Aspergillus luchuensis IFO 4308 DNA, chromosome 3, nearly complete sequence:
- a CDS encoding uncharacterized protein (COG:S;~EggNog:ENOG410PJ8W;~InterPro:IPR001138;~go_function: GO:0000981 - DNA-binding transcription factor activity, RNA polymerase II-specific [Evidence IEA];~go_function: GO:0008270 - zinc ion binding [Evidence IEA];~go_process: GO:0006355 - regulation of transcription, DNA-templated [Evidence IEA]): MGRKPNQLILEFFIRGQKLEDASNRYQHTCKACGEKFPKGRIDSLTNHLVKKCQAIPLRDRQRVLLRLHELPDLADGDQNKDVTSKGKSVDLPFTTRQNFDGLNVLAEASRQVGASDQTKRGPAYTQSVTVGGKTVVVDPALEAEGFQGHPTQPDQVEEDANNAPGTPQGSNASSVPSLPSSSQDQPQAAAASPPLPDVSLTPDPTSNARQSQLSMIAASASEMVPHGLPMDHDAGLTDGMPKMSPSWNQQLSTQEQLLFDSLHEHDPTLTAATQRAASFPRPIAMNPNSQAKGFVNEFGNSTKPTKPKVRGRFSAARRREVQEVRKRGACIRCRMLKKPCSGDSPCTTCASVESARLWKHPCIRTRIAEEFELYNANLHATLAYHDVSGIRNQIKFEHYAGRIEVTHFEESMVYVTFSGLQGHKAPASTLDPQLQALGDETQFQGPLHELYLLDSDADDLPGKIEMYIKKTAPFFYEREASDFMRPTLLLAAELSQQKKDVLLERVLELWIATHILADGELQWKTFCNPTLPPTSMHSLAQPSDDGRTPIDSVTNSESYELLCSQLRAATEKRASQLSKSVMNDLERRLLQRQQSGWFETFLVALILLNCVERTCWLFRSWDDENFAQRWPLDKRPPYYANQGDRFSDILHMLLKMRSLPPKATPRPDTGILKAVDGSDENAARWFDMIKVTPLFLEQRQATVFDPTDSRSLDLRYGAKLLPPTNVYT, encoded by the exons ATGGGTCGCAAACCGAACCAACTCATCCTCGAGTTCTTTATTCGAGGCCAGAAACTCGAGGACGCCAGTAATCGCTACCAGCACACGTGCAAGGCCTGCGGAGAGAAATTTCCCAAGGGTCGCATCGACAGCTTGACCAACCATCTCGTGAAGAAGTGTCAAGCCATCCCGTTGCGCGATCGGCAACGCGTCTTGTTGCGACTTCACGAACTTCCCGATCTCGCCGATGGCGACCAGAACAAGGATGTGACGAGTAAGGGCAAATCGGTGGATCTGCCCTTCACTACACGCCAGAATTTCGATGGCCTCAATGTTTTGGCCGAGGCATCGCGCCAGGTTGGTGCGTCCGACCAGACGAAACGGGGCCCTGCATACACTCAGTCGGTGACAGTTGGGGGAAAGACCGTGGTCGTCGACCCGGCCCTCGAGGCTGAAGGCTTTCAAGGTCATCCTACACAGCCGGAccaggttgaagaagatgcgaACAACGCTCCAG GCACTCCTCAAGGTTCCAACGCCTCTTCTGTACCTTCCCTGCCTAGTTCCTCTCAAGATCAGCCGCAagccgcagccgcatccCCCCCGTTGCCAGACGTTTCGTTGACTCCGGACCCCACCTCCAATGCGCGCCAGTCGCAACTGTCCATGATTGCTGCTTCCGCTAGTGAGATGGTGCCCCACGGTCTCCCAATGGATCACGATGCTGGTCTTACCGATGGTATGCCGAAGATGAGTCCCTCGTGGAACCAGCAGCTGTCCACTCAGGAGCAGCTTCTCTTCGACAGCCTTCACGAACATGATCCCACTCTCACTGCAGCCACACAGCGCGCTGCTTCCTTCCCCCGTCCTATTGCTATGAACCCCAACTCTCAGGCCAAGGGCTTCGTGAACGAATTTGGCAACTCTACCAAGCCTACCAAGCCGAAAGTGCGCGGTCGCTTCTCCGCTGCCCGACGCCGAGAGGTGCAGGAAGTTCGCAAGCGGGGCGCATGTATTCGTTGTCGCATGCTGAAGAAGCCT TGCTCCGGTGACAGCCCGTGTACCACCTGCGCCAGTGTCGAGAGCGCCCGCTTGTGGAAGCACCCGTGCATTCGCACGCGCATTGCCGAAGAATTCGAGCTGTACAATGCAA ATTTGCACGCTACCCTTGCCTACCACGATGTGAGCGGTATCCGCAATCAAATAAAATTCGAACACTACGCTGGACGTATTGAGGTTACCCACTTTGAGGAGAGCATGGTCTACGTTACCTTCAGCGGACTCCAGGGCCACAAGGCACCCGCATCGACGCTTGACCCTCAGCTCCAGGCTCTTGGAGATGAAACACAATTCCAGGGCCCTCTTCACGAGCTGTATCTGCTGGACAGTGATGCAGATGATCTTCCTGGAAAGATCGAGATGTACATCAAGAAGACTGCGCCGTTCTTCTACGAGCGGGAGGCTTCGGACTTCATGCGACCAACTTTGTTGCTTGCAGCGGAGCTAAGCCAGCAGAAAAAG GACGTGTTGCTCGAACGGGTACTGGAACTCTGGATTGCCACTCATATTCTGGCCGATGGGGAATTGCAGTGGAAGACTTTCTGCAACCcaactcttcctcccacatcGATGCACTCTCTTGCACAGCCATCAGACGACGGCCGCACACCCATCGATAGTGTCACCAACAGCGAGTCGTACGAGCTCCTCTGCAGCCAGCTGCGGGCCGCAACCGAGAAACGCGCGTCACAGTTGAGCAAGTCGGTCATGAATGATCTCGAGCGGCGACTGCTTCAGCGCCAGCAGAGCGGCTGGTTCGAGACCTTCCTGGTTGCGCTTATTTTGTTGAACTGCGTGGAGCGGACGTGCTGGCTATTCCGGTCCTGGGACGACGAGAACTTTGCTCAGCGG TGGCCTTTGGACAAGCGCCCACCATACTACGCCAATCAAGGCGATCGCTTCTCCGACATCCTGCACATGTTGTTGAAGATGCGTAGCCTTCCGCCCAAGGCTACTCCTCGACCAGATACCGGCATCCTAAAAGCCGTGGATGGTAGTGACGAGAACGCAGCTCGTTGGTTTGACATGATCAAAGTGACTC CTCTCTTCCTTGAACAACGTCAAGCCACCGTTTTTGACCCTACTGACTCCCGCTCGCTCGACCTCCGCTACGGAGCCAagctcctccccccaacGAACGTCTACACCTAA